One window of Channa argus isolate prfri chromosome 4, Channa argus male v1.0, whole genome shotgun sequence genomic DNA carries:
- the LOC137125549 gene encoding myelin protein zero-like protein 2 isoform X3, producing MSNLMRFSVIYIFVSFSLTAVSCLKVIERFTGEDALLPCVYKGHNPPPETLSIFWRDKDNSPVLIIKKSKADNSFQHQKFRGRVESFPDLYKDGNFSIILKKVQQLDNGVYECHVPVVDVEQRVQLSVLGERAAAATSPAPGSSAHITAVTLNWLHLLLLSVLLCSVIQTQVTL from the exons aTTCTCAGTGATCTACATTTTTGTGAGTTTCTCTTTGACTGCAG TGAGCTGCCTGAAAGTCATCGAGCGTTTTACAGGAGAAGACGCCCTGCTGCCCTGTGTCTACAAAGGACATAATCCTCCACCTGAGACACTCTCCATCTTCTGGAGGGACAAAGACAACAGCCCTGTGTTGATCATAAAGAAGAGTAAAGCAGATAATTCATTCCAGCACCAGAAGTTCAGAGGTCGAGTGGAAAGTTTTCCTGACCTGTACAAAGACGGAAACTTCTCCATCATCCTGAAGAAAGTGCAGCAGCTGGACAATGGCGTCTACGAGTGTCACGTCCCAGTGGTGGACGTGGAGCAGAGAGTTCAGCTGAGTGTCTTAG GTGAAcgtgctgcagcagcaacaagtCCTGCTCCTGGATCATCAGCTCATATCACTGCAGTAACACTGAACTGGCTGCATCTGCTCCTTCTGTCTGTGTTACTTTGTTCTGTAATTCAGACACAAGTTactctttaa